The DNA sequence CCACGGCACAGGTTGCAGCCTCTGTAATAATAACAGCCATACTATGCCCTCTTTTAACATCATATCTGGACAAAAGAGAAAAAGCGGCTGCTAAATCATAAAAGTGGAGGATACATGATGCAAAAAGCTGTAATAATTGCAGATGATTTTACCGGGGCAAATGACACAGGAGTACAACTTAGAAAATGTGGGTTTGACACTGGGGTTTTTATTGACCCAACCAGAATTGAGAACCCGAACAGATGGGACGCAATTGTAATTGATACAGAATCCAGGTCTGTTCCAAAAGAAGAGGCTTATAACATATTATCGGACGTGTCGGAAACAATAAAAAAGAACTTTAAGCCCTCAATCGTATATAAAAAGATCGATTCCACACTGCGTGGAAATATCAGTGCCGAGATAAGGGCCATATGTGAACACATGGATATAGATATAGTTGTGTTCTCTCCCGCATATCCGCAGATAGGAAGAACCACAGTAGGCGGTGTACATCTTTTAAACGGGGTACCTATCAATGAAACTGAACTTGCAAATGACCCAAAAAATCCGGTTAAAACTGCAGTGTTAAAGGACGTATTGACGGCCGACTTTGATATCCCATGCGATGTTGTTACATTAAATGACTTAAGGCATAATCTGCGTGAGAAACTCGAAAAAATAAGACCACCATATGCCGCCATATTTGATGTGGAGACACCAGAAGACCTCAGCATGATAACACAGGTAGCAGCTTTACTGGACAAAAAGATTCTGTGGGTTGGTTCTGCAGGTTTAGCCAATGCCCTTTTTGAAAACTGTAAGAAGCCACAAAAGCCTGTCCTGAGTGTGGTTGGAAGTGTTAATAGCGTAAGCATAGAACAATATAACTATGTTGTAAAAAATAATAAAGCCAGTGGGATTGTGATGAATGCAGTCAATCTGTTAGATAATGAAAAAATTGAAATTAATAGGATAATAAATGAGGCAGATAGGCTTCTTGGTATGGGGATGGATGTCATCATTTCAACCACCAGCGCAAGGGCAGATTACGAAGACATAGTAAAGTGGGCAAAAAACAAAAATATGAACATGAGCAATGTGAGCAAAAAAATTGCGGACTCACTGGGGACTGTTGTCAATAACCTGATGGATAAGCACAGGCTTTCAGGATTATTTATAACAGGCGGGGATATTGCTATAAGTGCAATAAAGGCGATGAGGGCTGATGGTTCTGTGGTTGTAGATGAGCTGGAAACAGGCATACCTGTATTAAAGATTCTGGGAGGGCCCTATGATGGGACAAACCTCATAACCAAGGCTGGGGGTTTTGGAAAGGCTGATTCCATAAGTCACGCTATAAAATATCTCAAAGATGTTGGAATGTAATAGAAGGGATGAAAAGATGAACAAGCCATTAATTGGGATTACTATTGGTGACCCTGCTGGCGTGGGTCCCGAGGTAACCTTGAAAGCACTCAAAAATAGAGAAATCCTTGATTCGTGTGTACCTGTAGTAATAGGTGATATTAATGTAGTCAAGAAAGCCGCTTCAATAGTTGCTTTCGAGTCGGATATTAACGTCGTTGATAATACGGATGACTGCATTGACCATAAAGTAAACCTTATTTCTTTAAACAATATGAAGGATAGCTATCAGTTTGGCATGATACAACCAGAGTGCGGCAGGGCTGCATTTGAATATATAAAAAAGGGTATTGAACTGGCTCTGGCCGGGAAATTGAGCGCCGTTGTTACCGGACCGATTAATAAAGAGGCATTGAACCTGGCAGGTTATCATTATTCGGGGCACACGGAGATTTTTGCTGACCTCACCGGTACAAAGGATTATGCAATGATGCTTACAGGTGGGCCGTTGAAGGTTATCCATGTATCCACCCATGTATCTCTAAGAGAGGCCTGTGACAGGGTTAAAAAGGAAAGGGTATACAAGGTAATAAAGCTGGCGAAGAAGGCCATGAATGACCTTGGTTTAAAATCTCCCAGGATAGCCGTGGCAGGCCTGAACCCCCATGCTGGTGAAAATGGATTATTTGGCGATGAAGAGATAAAAGAAATCATACCTGCAATAGAGAAGGCGAAGGAAGAAGGGATTAATGTAAATGGCCCTCTGCCACCTGACACTATTTTCCTGCATTGCAAAGATGGCAAGTATGACATTGCAGTAGTCATGTATCATGACCAGGGACACATACCCTTGAAGCTCTTAGATTTTATGGGTGGAGTGAATGTTACGGTAGGGTTACCTATAATCAGGACATCGGTAGATCATGGTACGGCATTTGGAAAGGCAGGCAAAGGGACAGCAGATGAAACAAGCATGATAAAAGCTATTGAAATGGCAGTACAATTTGCAACAAACCGATAATTATAAAAAAGGCCGCAGCTGTATAATCAAGCTGCGGCCTTTTAGCGCGCCCGGCATGGGCTAAGCTAAAGCGGTGAAAGTCCGCTATGGACTTGGTATTAAACCTGCCAAGAGCAAGGGTGTCCGTCGTGAGGTCCGGGTACCCACCAGAGGTGGGTGGTAAAGGAAGCTTAAGGCAAAATCCCGGTTTGAGGAATTTAAGCTTCATATAGGGCTGGCTTGGGGTATTTGAGATAAATTTTTAATGGCGTGATTTTAAAAAGCTATTTTAAAATCCTCTCAATTGCCTCCTTAACTCAATTTGCTTTCTAAAAATTTGTCTGAACAATTTATCTCTTGTTGTTTCTATAATATTTGTAAAGGTATATTTATAATAAACGCAATCGGCAGATGCAGGGTAACTGTAAGTAATTCTTCCATTTAAAATTAACACTTCACCATCTTCAAATTGCAGCCTCATCTTGTAAAGAGTTGCCATATTGAAAGTATATGTATTATCACATACAAATAATAGATCATCAGCTGAAAGTCTTTTGACTTTGACGTTTATGTTTTTACCGTCCTGTGTAATTAAAATGGCTTCCAACTCCCATAATATGGATACATAGCTCTTTTTTTCAAGAAGCCTTATGTTTGAAATTAGATAATTGTTTTCATCTAATGGAACTACATCAACTTCATACTCATATATTGAATTAAATTTTTCTATAATAAGAGAAGCTGAAAGTAAATTCCACAGGTCTTTTATATCTTTAATGGCATTAGTAGATTTAAAATAACTTTTTTCTTCATTAAGGTAAAAATATCCCTCCAAATTAAATATATCTTTATAAGTTTGCAGTGAAAGATTTGCAGGTAAAATTTTTTCACCATCTGACTTTAATATATCCATAGGTAGAATAATTCTCTCATTAATTACTTCTAGCGCTGCATTTACAACTTCTGGATCAAAATCTTTTTTGCTGCATCTTTTGAGTTCGGCAATTATTTTGTCAACGGAAACAGGTTGTTTATAACTTCTTGGCGAATGTAAGACATCGATTACATCTGCAACCTTAATAATCCTGCTTGGGAGAGGGATATCATTACCTTTCAATCCATTGGGGTAACCGCTTCCATCATACATTTCATGATGGTATTTTACCCATAAAGGGATGTCAGAATATATATCATCAAACAATTCCTTTGTAATTATATATCCATACTCTACGTGGTGTTTAACTTCCTCATATTCTTCTTCGGTTAATGGACCTTCTTTGTTAATTATACTGCTTTTGATTCTTATTTTCCCTATATCATGGAATAAAGCTGCGTAGTAGAGTTTTTCAAGCTCGTCCTTCGGGAAATTCAGTTTTTTGGCTATTTCAATAGTCCAGAATGCTACATTGAAAGCGTGCATCCTTAAAGACGGCTGGTTAAATTTTATATTATCTTCAAGCACCATAAGAAGTTTTGAAATTCTTTCAATACCGATTAATTGATTGTATTTTGAAAATGCATAAGAGTATATTTCAAATAGATTAAATTTGCTAAAAAATAAAGATAATAGTTCTGGGATGTCTTTAGTTTTATTGGTGAATCCAAAATACACGCAAACAATAATGTCTTTATGTTTTTCTACTTTTATAGGAATACATACTTCTTCGATAAAATTTTTATTTATTGGAACAATAGTATCATCACCTTCAACAAGATGATAAACAGGTTTTAAGCTGTCACATGCAAGACTAATAATATTATTATTTTGTATTATTTGTGAAGAGAAGGCACTATCAATAATTTCAGTTCCAATTTCTTCAACATTATATATTTTTTTATTATCAACCAAATGAATACTTAAACAGTTTATGTTAAATTCTGCTTTAAAGTTTGAAAGACTTTCAATTAAATCTAAATTGATTTCGATATCATTATCAAAATATGTAAACATTCTTTTTGTCCCCCTCTATTTATACTGTTTATGAAAATAAAAGCACCCAATATTATTATAAGCTATTCCATAAAAAAATCAAAATGCTTTTAATTTAAAAAAAAAAAAAAAAAAAAAAAAAAAAAAAAAATAAAAATAAAATTAAAAATTAACTTTAACAACTTTCTTATCAATTACTTAACAAGTAGAAATGAAAAATCTGGCAAATTTTACAAAATAATATGATAAGATTAAATAAAAGATGAATATAATTTTTTTTATGTTTTTGATTAAACAAAAAAAGGACTTGCTGAGTCCTTTTGTAAACACAGAGGGGCACATTAGAGATTGGTTTGATGGTGGAGAAAGTTACTCTCGGGAATCATGTTGTGGCTTTTTATAATATCCTCTACTTTATTTCCTGATATTTACTGCAATTTTTTAAAGGATTTCCCGAGAGCGTCGGCGCCCATTATGGCGTTATACACATCCTCAGGCGTCACCTTGAAGGGCATATTATGAATAGTCTCATTTTCGGCGCAGGAGACCTCTGCAACCTTTCTTATATCCGACTCTTTAACCTCCTCGATGCCCAGATCCCTAAGGGTAACGGGGAGTCCTACATCCAGACAGAAATCTATCACTTCCTTCAATTCTTCCATGGGACTGTTTTCAAGTACCAGTTGTGCTATAGTTCCGAAAGCCACCTTTTCACCGTGATACATGTGATGACATTCTTCAAGGACCGTAAACCCGTTATGAATGGCGTGGGCTGCAGCGAGTCCTCCGCTTTCAAAACCTATGCCGCTTAAATAGGTGTTTGCCTCAACTATATTTTCCACAGCACCAGTACATGCCTTGCTTTCCACAGCTAGCTTTGCTTTTAGGCCATCCTCCAGCAATGTCCTGTAACAAAGTTCGGCAAGGGCCATTGCAGCCTTTGTACTTTTTCCGCCTGCCATGCTGGATGCATTTGACCTGACAGATGCCCTGGCCTCAAAGTATGTAGCGAGAGCATCACCCATTCCGGAAACAAGGAGTCTTACCGGAGCTTTGGCAATAATTCCGGTGTCCACCAGGACAACATCCGGGTTTTTAGGCAGCATCAGATATTTGCTGAATACGCCTTCGTCGGTATATATAACCGAAAGAGCGCTGCAAGGAGCATCAGTGGATGCCACGGTCGGAACTATTACAACCGGAAGGCCAAGATAATATGCGAGAGCCTTGGCGGTGTCAAAAACCTTCCCGCCACCCACTCCCATTATTACATTGGAATTGCTCTTTTCTACAAGTGCTTTCAGCCTGTTTATTTCATTTTCCGAACATTCCCCACCGAAAGGTTCAAATGTCAGTTTTACATTTTCCTCCGCAAAACCTTCCTCTATGATGGGTCGTGTCCTCTTTATACCGTTCTCACTGGCAATTATGAAAAATGAATGGCCCAGGTCTTTAACGTAGTCTTTTATATTTTTCAGAACACCATTTCCCTGAACATATTTTCCTGGTCCTATAATGGCTTTAATCATTTTGGGATTTCCTCCTCTCATATTGATTGTTAATATTTTATCACTCTTAAAAGAATGCGTCAATAGTCTACGAAAATTGGCGTATGCAATACTAAATTATAGGGTACTTAAAGTTTATATCCATGAATTTGGCTAATCAGTTTCTCCTGAATTCTATTTATGGTATGGCAGCTTCATACTACATATGTTGCGGTCATGGTTGAACTTTATTTAGATATTTCCCTTATACTGAAACTTTACGTACAAATTTTGATAATAATTATCAGTATAAATGACATGGCTTAAAATGGATGCTGCTGCTGTTAAAACTTTTATAAACAGTGATGGTCAAATAACTGAATTTGCATTTGATGAGGATAATAAGACTGTATATGCAGGTGAAGAGAGAACTGTTATTTTTAATGGGAATGATGAGGGCATTATGGACATTACACCAAGCAATACCATCTTATTTTTGGCTTCTCTTTTTATTTGATTATTTAAAGCATCGTCTTTATTCATTGGATTCACCTCCAATAATATTATTAGATTGTTTATATGAATACTTCAGGAGAATAAAAAGATAATATTTTCATTTATTGTGCAATAACCTGACACACCTCCATGATATTATGAAATTAGAAAATATATTATGGAGGTGTTTTTTATGTTAAAAAGATTTGCTGTTATCCTGTCGCTTCTCCTTATATTTACCCTTGTTGCAGGCTGCGGGGAGACGGCTACTCCAGAGAAGGTGGGTGAATCCAGCACAACGTCAGGACAGACAGGGAGTGCAAGCAATGGAGGAGAAAAGGAACCTGCAGCAGAGACATTTAAGATAGGTGATGTTATAAGCATAGGCGACTATGTCCTGACTGTGAATGGCACAAGGACATCTAATGGCGATGATTTTTTAAAGCCTGACGAAGGGAATACATGGTATATAATCGATGCGACTGTTGAGAATAAATCAGACAAGCCTGTAAATGTTAGCTCATTGCTTATGTTTAAACTGTCAGATGGCGAAGGGTACAGCTATGACCAGGCATTTGGGGCAGATACAAAGGGCAGTCTGGATGGGGAACTGGCCCCCGGGAGGAAGATGAGGGGAGAGCTGGCGTATGAGATACCGAAGGACGCCAGCGGCCTTGAACTTATATTTGATGCCGATGTCTGGGGAAGTGGCCAGGCCATAGTGAAGCTGGATAGATAGATATTCAAAGAAGGGAAGGGTGAATAATAATGAAAAGAACAGCTGAGTTTGTCTTGGGTTTGCTGGGAGGTATTTTTGGCGTTATTGGAGCAACATTTGCCTTGTTTATAGGAGGGATAGGCGCAGCCTTTAATGCCGAAGGAGCCGGGACAGTTTCCGGGTTAGGCTGGGCTGCGGTGGTTTTTAGCATATTAGGTATAGTGGCGAGTGTAATGGTGAGGAGCAGGCCTAAAGCATCGGGTATAA is a window from the Calorimonas adulescens genome containing:
- a CDS encoding four-carbon acid sugar kinase family protein; the protein is MQKAVIIADDFTGANDTGVQLRKCGFDTGVFIDPTRIENPNRWDAIVIDTESRSVPKEEAYNILSDVSETIKKNFKPSIVYKKIDSTLRGNISAEIRAICEHMDIDIVVFSPAYPQIGRTTVGGVHLLNGVPINETELANDPKNPVKTAVLKDVLTADFDIPCDVVTLNDLRHNLREKLEKIRPPYAAIFDVETPEDLSMITQVAALLDKKILWVGSAGLANALFENCKKPQKPVLSVVGSVNSVSIEQYNYVVKNNKASGIVMNAVNLLDNEKIEINRIINEADRLLGMGMDVIISTTSARADYEDIVKWAKNKNMNMSNVSKKIADSLGTVVNNLMDKHRLSGLFITGGDIAISAIKAMRADGSVVVDELETGIPVLKILGGPYDGTNLITKAGGFGKADSISHAIKYLKDVGM
- the pdxA gene encoding 4-hydroxythreonine-4-phosphate dehydrogenase PdxA — its product is MNKPLIGITIGDPAGVGPEVTLKALKNREILDSCVPVVIGDINVVKKAASIVAFESDINVVDNTDDCIDHKVNLISLNNMKDSYQFGMIQPECGRAAFEYIKKGIELALAGKLSAVVTGPINKEALNLAGYHYSGHTEIFADLTGTKDYAMMLTGGPLKVIHVSTHVSLREACDRVKKERVYKVIKLAKKAMNDLGLKSPRIAVAGLNPHAGENGLFGDEEIKEIIPAIEKAKEEGINVNGPLPPDTIFLHCKDGKYDIAVVMYHDQGHIPLKLLDFMGGVNVTVGLPIIRTSVDHGTAFGKAGKGTADETSMIKAIEMAVQFATNR
- a CDS encoding HD-GYP domain-containing protein, which translates into the protein MFTYFDNDIEINLDLIESLSNFKAEFNINCLSIHLVDNKKIYNVEEIGTEIIDSAFSSQIIQNNNIISLACDSLKPVYHLVEGDDTIVPINKNFIEEVCIPIKVEKHKDIIVCVYFGFTNKTKDIPELLSLFFSKFNLFEIYSYAFSKYNQLIGIERISKLLMVLEDNIKFNQPSLRMHAFNVAFWTIEIAKKLNFPKDELEKLYYAALFHDIGKIRIKSSIINKEGPLTEEEYEEVKHHVEYGYIITKELFDDIYSDIPLWVKYHHEMYDGSGYPNGLKGNDIPLPSRIIKVADVIDVLHSPRSYKQPVSVDKIIAELKRCSKKDFDPEVVNAALEVINERIILPMDILKSDGEKILPANLSLQTYKDIFNLEGYFYLNEEKSYFKSTNAIKDIKDLWNLLSASLIIEKFNSIYEYEVDVVPLDENNYLISNIRLLEKKSYVSILWELEAILITQDGKNINVKVKRLSADDLLFVCDNTYTFNMATLYKMRLQFEDGEVLILNGRITYSYPASADCVYYKYTFTNIIETTRDKLFRQIFRKQIELRRQLRGF
- a CDS encoding glycerol dehydrogenase, whose translation is MIKAIIGPGKYVQGNGVLKNIKDYVKDLGHSFFIIASENGIKRTRPIIEEGFAEENVKLTFEPFGGECSENEINRLKALVEKSNSNVIMGVGGGKVFDTAKALAYYLGLPVVIVPTVASTDAPCSALSVIYTDEGVFSKYLMLPKNPDVVLVDTGIIAKAPVRLLVSGMGDALATYFEARASVRSNASSMAGGKSTKAAMALAELCYRTLLEDGLKAKLAVESKACTGAVENIVEANTYLSGIGFESGGLAAAHAIHNGFTVLEECHHMYHGEKVAFGTIAQLVLENSPMEELKEVIDFCLDVGLPVTLRDLGIEEVKESDIRKVAEVSCAENETIHNMPFKVTPEDVYNAIMGADALGKSFKKLQ
- a CDS encoding DUF4352 domain-containing protein; the protein is MLKRFAVILSLLLIFTLVAGCGETATPEKVGESSTTSGQTGSASNGGEKEPAAETFKIGDVISIGDYVLTVNGTRTSNGDDFLKPDEGNTWYIIDATVENKSDKPVNVSSLLMFKLSDGEGYSYDQAFGADTKGSLDGELAPGRKMRGELAYEIPKDASGLELIFDADVWGSGQAIVKLDR
- a CDS encoding DUF4064 domain-containing protein, which translates into the protein MKRTAEFVLGLLGGIFGVIGATFALFIGGIGAAFNAEGAGTVSGLGWAAVVFSILGIVASVMVRSRPKASGIMFLIAGIGGIISISAAYILPGVLLIIAGILSLARKEKALNK